The Lonchura striata isolate bLonStr1 chromosome 6, bLonStr1.mat, whole genome shotgun sequence nucleotide sequence gaaaggGCACAACACCCCTTGAGGGCTGGAGAAAAGGCCGTGGGAGGGTTCCCAAGGGCAGGAATTCCACCAAGTGGGATTTTACCAGGACGAGATAGCTGTAGTAGTTGAAGCTGGAGCGGTAGAGCCCGTTGAGGTTGAGGTCCACGATGAAGGCTACGATTCCCAGGAGCGCGAAGATCGCACTGATGACGTTCATGGTCTGGCTGCCCTTCACCTGTGGGCacccggggggctttggggaggggggagggtgGCAGACCCCCCCAAAGCACCAGGGGGACACCCCACCTCCCCCATGGGATCACTCCCGGCGGGCTCCTGGGAAAACTCACCGCGCATTCCGTGGGGCTCTTCTCAGCGCCGATGGAGAGGCACCCGGAGATGATGAACTGCAGCAGGAGAGACGGGGCTCAGCTGGCGCTGAGggcaccccaaacctgcccagAGGTAGCACAGGGGACATACTGACCCCTCCTGCCCTTGATTCCCAGCTGCCGAGGTCATGGGAGCCACAAGTGCATCATTCCCTGTGAGCATCCCTTCCAATGGGCATCCCACCTGCTGGCATCCCCCCCAGCAGAATTCCCTTCCCTGTGGGCATTGTTCCCTGGTGCGATTCCCTTCCTGGTGGGCAACCCCTCCCACCCCAGGCGGTCTTTCCCGGTGGGaatcccttcccagcccccCGGCACGTACAGACACGCCGCCTAGGAAGGGGATCTCTCCGATGACGAAGACGGAGGTGTAGACATTGGTCAGCGTGGTCAGGACGATCCCGAAGCCGATGTGCAGGAATCCCGTCATAATCTGGATGGTCTGGAAGAGCGGGATGGGTGGGAACGGGGTCAACTCAACCCCCCTGCCCACAGAGCCAccctggggatgtgggatgcCTTAATCCCAGCGCCTCTCCGGATACACAGCACCCCTCGAGGGATCAGCAGGAATCCCTCGGGAACGGGCTGAGGGAGGATTTTCCAAGCGTTACTCCCCCCCCGACCCCCCCAAACTCACCCCCATGACGCGGTTCTTGCCCTTGGGGAGGGTCTCCGCCGTGTACATGACGGCGCGGCTGCCCAGCCGGAGGCTCCCCATGCCCTGCATGAGGAGAgcggggggcaccgggaccccccggaGCAGCCCCGGTCCCCACCGGGGCCGCCCCTGCCCCACCCCGCCACGGCCCGCGCCCATTGGCTGAGCGCCGTGACGTCACGGCTGCGGTATCCCCCCCCCGGGGCACCGCCCAGcccacgggggacacggggggatactggggacagcccccccaaaacccggggATGCTGGGGACAGGCTCCCCAAAACCCGGGGATGCTGGGGACAGcccccccaaaacccggggATGGCGGGGACAGcccccccaaaacccggggATGCTGAGGACAGCCTCCCCAAAA carries:
- the LOC110485075 gene encoding membrane-spanning 4-domains subfamily A member 12, which translates into the protein MQGMGSLRLGSRAVMYTAETLPKGKNRVMGTIQIMTGFLHIGFGIVLTTLTNVYTSVFVIGEIPFLGGVSFIISGCLSIGAEKSPTECAVKGSQTMNVISAIFALLGIVAFIVDLNLNGLYRSSFNYYSYLVLLAGNGISIVLLIFTILEFCIAVATANFWCRATRLSSNEAMLIVPSATRVDLAVPPAELPQPPSYSELAAPEV